Proteins found in one Streptomyces sp. Q6 genomic segment:
- a CDS encoding AAA family ATPase has protein sequence MSAVADSVSDVVGTNETRLIILRGNSASGKSSIAAGLREAFGRNLAIVAQDNLRRVVLRERDRPGGANIGLIDVTARYALAHGFHTVVEGILYADRYGAMLEDLVRDHQGVSRCYYLDVALRETFVRHATKPDADYLAQVTERHLADWYRERDLLPGGIETLIDGSSTLEETVAQIMAETGLHQVASVDR, from the coding sequence ATGTCAGCGGTCGCGGATAGCGTGTCGGACGTGGTCGGAACTAACGAAACGCGCCTGATCATCCTGCGCGGCAACAGCGCATCGGGAAAGTCGTCCATTGCGGCCGGGCTCCGCGAGGCCTTCGGCCGCAACCTCGCGATCGTCGCCCAGGACAACCTGCGCAGGGTTGTGCTGCGCGAACGCGACCGGCCCGGTGGCGCCAACATCGGGCTGATCGACGTCACCGCCCGCTACGCCCTTGCTCACGGCTTCCATACGGTCGTTGAGGGCATCTTGTACGCGGACCGGTACGGGGCGATGCTCGAGGACCTGGTCCGCGACCACCAGGGTGTCTCCCGCTGCTACTACCTGGACGTGGCGCTGCGCGAGACCTTCGTACGGCATGCGACCAAACCCGATGCCGACTACCTCGCGCAGGTCACCGAAAGGCACCTCGCCGACTGGTACCGCGAACGGGATCTGCTGCCGGGGGGTATAGAGACCCTCATCGACGGGAGCAGCACGCTGGAGGAAACGGTGGCGCAGATCATGGCCGAGACGGGTCTGCACCAGGTGGCGTCCGTCGACCGGTGA
- a CDS encoding XRE family transcriptional regulator, translating into MSDAFDPARLTQARRLAGLTKKDVAEHLGVTPAAVGQYETGVSRPRSDLVPRMAKVLDVPVEFFIAGRPSQRLDSSMAHFRALRSTPKAQRERALAFAEQVWELTYALERRVQLPLVDLPGFAGGEVHPGVALPSEPTAAAQELRRQWGLGDGPVTHLIRRMEAHGIVVVLPAEADAAAATVDAFSSRSARPLVVLTRNRANDVYRHRFTAAHELGHLVLHGDATGDSRQEREADAFAAEFLTPQASIMPLLPRRMDLGHLAGLRRTWGVSVHSLVYRCRELGLISDATASRTYQRLRALDGQPGFVAEPVSGYPGEQPVLLSQAFDLAVQETGLGVRELAQELAWPMARVRELLGMPDSRPVLRLV; encoded by the coding sequence GTGTCCGATGCGTTTGACCCTGCCCGCCTCACCCAGGCCCGGCGCCTGGCCGGCCTGACCAAGAAGGACGTGGCCGAACACCTCGGTGTCACCCCGGCGGCGGTGGGCCAGTACGAGACGGGCGTCTCCCGTCCGCGGTCGGACCTGGTGCCACGGATGGCGAAGGTCCTCGACGTGCCGGTGGAGTTCTTCATCGCTGGCAGGCCGAGCCAGCGCCTCGACTCCTCGATGGCCCACTTCCGCGCCCTGCGCAGCACGCCGAAGGCTCAGCGCGAGCGGGCCCTGGCGTTCGCCGAGCAGGTGTGGGAGCTGACCTACGCGCTGGAGCGCCGGGTGCAGCTGCCGCTCGTGGACCTGCCCGGCTTCGCCGGTGGCGAGGTGCATCCCGGCGTGGCCCTGCCGTCGGAGCCGACTGCCGCCGCCCAGGAACTGCGGCGCCAGTGGGGCCTCGGCGACGGTCCGGTCACTCATCTCATCCGGCGCATGGAGGCGCACGGCATCGTGGTGGTCCTGCCGGCGGAGGCCGATGCCGCCGCCGCGACGGTCGACGCGTTCTCCTCGCGCTCGGCGCGCCCGCTGGTAGTGCTCACCAGGAACCGGGCCAACGACGTCTACCGCCACCGCTTCACAGCAGCCCACGAACTCGGCCACCTGGTGTTGCACGGCGACGCCACAGGCGACAGCAGACAGGAGCGAGAGGCGGACGCCTTCGCTGCGGAGTTCCTCACGCCGCAGGCGAGCATCATGCCCCTGCTGCCGCGCCGGATGGACTTGGGGCACCTGGCGGGTCTGCGCCGGACCTGGGGGGTATCCGTGCACTCCCTGGTGTACCGCTGCCGCGAACTGGGTCTGATCTCCGACGCCACGGCGAGCCGGACCTACCAGCGACTACGAGCCCTGGACGGCCAGCCCGGCTTCGTCGCGGAGCCGGTCAGCGGCTACCCGGGGGAACAGCCGGTCCTGCTGTCTCAGGCATTCGATCTCGCGGTCCAGGAGACGGGGCTGGGCGTTCGAGAACTAGCTCAGGAACTGGCCTGGCCGATGGCGCGGGTCAGGGAGTTGCTAGGAATGCCGGACAGCCGGCCGGTACTTCGTTTGGTGTGA
- a CDS encoding nuclear transport factor 2 family protein, producing the protein MIDPMASEQELAAFMREYEAANNSHDIERVVPFIAEDASYWFSDGSYRGIKEI; encoded by the coding sequence GTGATTGATCCGATGGCCTCGGAGCAGGAACTTGCGGCGTTCATGCGCGAGTACGAGGCGGCGAACAACAGCCACGACATCGAACGTGTCGTGCCGTTCATCGCCGAGGACGCCAGCTATTGGTTCTCCGACGGCTCATACCGGGGCATCAAGGAAATCTGA
- a CDS encoding transposase family protein, translated as MASVARSVIVSGSRITGLTRDVIAELVAEIGPLWADQHYRRLAGRPRRRAVGAGARHKLVFVDRLLATLVHLRHGVTHDVLACWFGVDRSTITRAIGEVRPLLAERGCAVGPGVRLRTLADVVDYLGASGQSAIIDATEIRVRRPAQATEGRDRYVSGKSKQNAVKALVVTDVQGRLLFSGALKPGSCPDITQARDAGLVELLDRHRDLRILADAGYQGLGAQTGGRVVTPPHRKFKKNAPTWWEERFTQQRKAHSSRRIRVEHGIAHLKNWRALTRHLGRRELLDELVPAIAGLASTHRQQPQPTAAG; from the coding sequence ATGGCGAGCGTTGCCCGTTCGGTGATCGTCAGCGGTTCGCGGATCACTGGGCTGACCAGGGATGTGATCGCGGAACTCGTCGCTGAGATCGGCCCGTTGTGGGCAGATCAGCACTACCGGCGGCTTGCGGGACGGCCACGGCGGCGAGCCGTCGGAGCGGGGGCCCGCCACAAACTGGTCTTCGTGGACCGGCTGCTCGCCACGCTGGTTCACCTCCGCCACGGAGTCACACACGACGTGCTGGCCTGCTGGTTCGGCGTGGACCGTTCCACCATCACCCGCGCGATCGGCGAGGTCCGCCCGCTGCTGGCCGAGCGCGGTTGCGCAGTGGGACCGGGCGTCCGGCTGCGCACGCTCGCTGACGTCGTCGACTATCTCGGGGCCAGCGGGCAGAGCGCCATCATCGATGCCACCGAAATCCGCGTCCGCCGCCCCGCCCAGGCCACGGAGGGCCGCGACCGCTACGTCTCCGGCAAGAGCAAGCAGAACGCGGTGAAAGCTTTGGTGGTCACCGACGTCCAGGGGCGGCTGCTGTTCAGCGGCGCTCTGAAGCCCGGCAGCTGCCCCGACATCACTCAGGCCCGCGACGCAGGACTCGTGGAACTGCTCGACCGACATCGTGACCTGCGCATCCTGGCCGATGCGGGCTATCAGGGCCTGGGTGCCCAGACCGGCGGGCGCGTGGTGACGCCACCGCACCGCAAGTTCAAGAAGAACGCCCCGACGTGGTGGGAGGAGAGGTTCACGCAGCAGCGCAAAGCCCACTCATCGCGACGCATCCGAGTCGAGCACGGCATCGCCCACCTCAAGAACTGGCGTGCCTTGACCCGCCACCTCGGCCGGCGTGAACTCCTCGACGAACTCGTCCCGGCCATCGCCGGACTCGCATCAACCCATCGACAGCAACCGCAGCCAACCGCAGCAGGGTGA
- a CDS encoding nuclear transport factor 2 family protein, which translates to MYKVQDLEWPVLTPEVAVCRYRFAWSGVVEGQQRSGQGRGTNVIVRRDGEWMMLHEHLSD; encoded by the coding sequence GTGTACAAGGTCCAGGACCTGGAGTGGCCCGTACTCACCCCCGAGGTGGCGGTGTGCCGCTATCGGTTCGCCTGGAGTGGCGTCGTCGAGGGCCAGCAGCGTTCCGGTCAAGGGCGGGGCACCAACGTCATCGTGCGGCGCGACGGCGAGTGGATGATGCTCCATGAGCACTTGAGCGACTGA
- a CDS encoding NucA/NucB deoxyribonuclease domain-containing protein, with protein sequence MHHRGKALLMCLMASAGLTLSGPASAGAATDDVHVVREPVRAAAGPACRPTPTRFTYCEKATNTLLVFEKKRLVGRADVVVTQAFELKATSRDFAEDLRAEVTAATGRAVGATLTLSASCTGTCKATEKFPKMTMQVGQKATTTINYHDTTASQNVTRTSYALTARKGPLSAASQWKSPSYRCDQQIGRSAGCVFPTVKPVLTSMSTLPEIAKNIRRIQDSGPHHYGDRTRGNPLTRTTSATIERANRSRACPASRKRPAGMSCDEYPFARSNQGASRVPRKDWGWAWVPAGEQNRQGGLLSSFYSANRVLNHDAYWVQVPR encoded by the coding sequence ATGCACCACAGAGGCAAGGCACTGCTGATGTGCCTCATGGCGAGCGCGGGACTGACGCTGAGCGGACCGGCATCGGCGGGTGCCGCCACCGACGACGTGCACGTGGTGCGTGAACCCGTGCGGGCGGCGGCAGGCCCTGCGTGCCGGCCCACCCCGACGCGCTTCACTTACTGCGAGAAGGCCACCAACACCTTGCTCGTGTTCGAGAAGAAGAGGCTGGTGGGCCGGGCGGACGTCGTGGTCACGCAGGCCTTCGAACTCAAGGCCACCAGCCGCGACTTCGCCGAGGACCTGCGCGCGGAGGTCACGGCCGCCACCGGCCGGGCGGTCGGCGCCACCTTGACGCTGAGCGCGTCGTGCACCGGGACCTGCAAGGCCACCGAGAAGTTCCCGAAGATGACCATGCAGGTGGGCCAGAAAGCCACCACCACCATCAACTACCACGACACGACGGCATCGCAGAACGTCACGCGCACCAGCTACGCGCTCACGGCCCGCAAGGGGCCGCTGTCGGCGGCCTCCCAGTGGAAGTCACCCTCCTACCGGTGCGACCAGCAGATCGGCCGGTCCGCCGGATGCGTGTTTCCCACGGTGAAGCCCGTGCTGACCTCCATGAGCACCCTCCCGGAGATCGCCAAGAACATCCGCCGGATCCAGGACTCCGGCCCGCACCACTACGGCGACCGTACCCGCGGCAACCCGCTCACCCGCACCACCAGCGCGACGATCGAACGTGCCAACCGCAGTCGGGCGTGTCCGGCCTCGCGCAAGCGGCCCGCGGGCATGAGCTGCGACGAGTACCCCTTCGCCCGCAGCAACCAAGGCGCCTCGCGTGTTCCACGCAAGGACTGGGGATGGGCCTGGGTGCCTGCCGGCGAGCAGAACCGCCAAGGCGGGCTCCTGTCGTCCTTCTACAGCGCCAACCGCGTCCTCAACCACGACGCCTACTGGGTTCAGGTGCCCCGATGA
- a CDS encoding helix-turn-helix transcriptional regulator: MRPVPFPEYGAGRLAAALRQGRETSGKSREQVADAIPCSLATVQRAEAGKKRPTQTVTRAFAQVCGMNEEKIVRLWEAAGRPARGSKRTQAPAVNFVRTEADLGAALLRVHEDNASPALREMERRAERHGGFGRLDRMTAWRIVHRKVLPATENQLKAFLTACEVPESAFPQWVRAWRRAKADTKATARRQAAQARAAKPDSVDPDTAMRIMRAAGLRPIDTFPGSARPWTAQCAACGQWSRFRLDAVHRGAICPVCHTTRAP; the protein is encoded by the coding sequence ATGCGGCCGGTCCCCTTCCCGGAGTATGGGGCAGGCCGCCTCGCGGCCGCCCTGCGCCAGGGGCGGGAGACGAGCGGCAAGAGTCGGGAGCAGGTCGCGGACGCGATCCCGTGTTCCCTGGCGACGGTGCAGCGGGCCGAGGCTGGCAAGAAGCGGCCGACGCAGACGGTGACTCGCGCCTTTGCCCAAGTCTGCGGCATGAACGAGGAGAAGATAGTCCGATTGTGGGAGGCAGCGGGCAGGCCCGCGCGGGGCTCGAAGCGTACGCAGGCACCGGCGGTCAATTTCGTACGGACGGAAGCCGACCTTGGGGCGGCGTTGTTACGAGTGCACGAGGACAACGCGAGCCCAGCACTGCGGGAGATGGAACGCCGGGCCGAGCGACACGGCGGCTTCGGTCGGCTGGACCGGATGACGGCCTGGCGCATCGTGCACCGCAAGGTCCTGCCGGCGACCGAGAACCAGCTCAAAGCGTTCCTCACGGCCTGCGAGGTCCCCGAGAGCGCCTTCCCGCAATGGGTTCGCGCCTGGCGGCGCGCGAAGGCCGATACCAAGGCGACCGCCCGGCGCCAGGCTGCACAGGCACGGGCTGCGAAGCCAGATTCCGTCGATCCCGACACCGCCATGAGGATCATGCGGGCCGCCGGGCTCAGGCCCATCGACACCTTCCCCGGCTCGGCCCGGCCGTGGACCGCGCAGTGCGCGGCCTGCGGTCAGTGGTCCCGCTTCCGCCTTGACGCCGTACACCGCGGCGCGATCTGCCCCGTGTGTCACACCACGCGCGCCCCCTGA
- a CDS encoding YaaC family protein — MYMQIDPVEAWERLRASRSDRPGRASSGARAKTYTTALEQAQQMFKAAEVVGPQTRPLLVFYGLSQAGRAIAAAAVDLKGEDWNLNSHGIHASGYHMDFADIEIRTDPVGTAGSFVRLSQLLQSPVWGNDTVVRLEEVWDTLPGNLQYPLTDRKRFTPLYASTDVITGIDFHPLLTVHVGNFLDRVVDAGSRTALDEFLQNYPGAAGYEDFVRRGPGADAEPTFERHQPNAGWLSIHWRMPAEKGTQEERLERLSSMTRPYAGHRYFFPAVTGLSRELHPLMAWWALLYALSMLARYQPAQWAHHINVDNSQRAVPIEKILEQAMEHLPVLIADTIEHVAA, encoded by the coding sequence ATGTATATGCAGATAGACCCCGTTGAGGCGTGGGAGAGGCTGCGGGCCAGTCGTTCCGACCGACCGGGACGAGCGAGCAGTGGGGCGCGAGCCAAGACGTACACCACGGCTCTGGAACAGGCGCAGCAGATGTTCAAGGCAGCCGAGGTGGTGGGCCCGCAGACCCGTCCCTTGCTGGTGTTCTACGGCCTGAGCCAGGCCGGCAGGGCGATCGCGGCTGCGGCCGTCGACCTCAAGGGCGAGGACTGGAACCTGAACTCTCACGGCATCCACGCGTCGGGCTACCACATGGATTTCGCCGACATCGAGATCCGTACCGATCCTGTGGGTACTGCCGGCAGCTTCGTGCGGCTCAGCCAGCTGCTGCAGTCGCCGGTCTGGGGCAACGACACGGTCGTGCGTCTGGAGGAGGTGTGGGACACCCTCCCCGGCAACTTGCAATACCCGCTGACCGATCGGAAGCGCTTCACTCCCCTGTACGCCAGCACGGACGTCATCACAGGCATCGACTTCCACCCGCTGCTCACCGTGCATGTCGGCAACTTCCTGGATCGCGTCGTGGATGCCGGCAGCCGCACGGCTCTCGACGAATTCCTGCAGAACTACCCCGGCGCCGCCGGATATGAGGACTTCGTCCGTCGCGGGCCGGGAGCCGACGCCGAGCCGACTTTCGAGCGGCACCAGCCGAACGCCGGCTGGCTGTCCATTCACTGGAGAATGCCCGCGGAGAAGGGCACCCAAGAGGAGCGCCTGGAACGCCTGTCGTCGATGACCCGCCCGTACGCCGGGCACCGCTACTTCTTCCCCGCCGTCACGGGCCTGTCCCGTGAACTCCACCCGCTGATGGCCTGGTGGGCATTGCTGTACGCGCTGTCGATGCTCGCCCGCTACCAGCCCGCCCAGTGGGCGCACCACATCAACGTGGACAACAGTCAACGCGCGGTGCCCATCGAAAAGATCCTGGAACAGGCCATGGAACACCTGCCCGTACTGATCGCGGACACCATCGAGCACGTCGCCGCCTGA
- a CDS encoding helix-turn-helix domain-containing protein, with product MAESKPGGRGYGAFHENATPESKELARYLRALVKQAGKTQRDLQEPTNYSKSHISSFLSGETVPPRVFVQKLVKYVTHPRQEQACLNKAMQLYLLAQRPQPAPNLPAPRPAAEDGASTASLASVAATAQDQAAKAHEQLAQAHERNQELMEERGQTQQLVLSLSRLTAELQQQVTTLEDQYDEENEENEERLRKLTEQLQAAQRELRRARTSRDETESLLARLRKRSDELEEELAQSRRTVASDEEPRLPPLPAELQEAFFRADFENALRAAEGFLNDGQQRRDTVSDEWSLTGPRRTALQTLDRLRTGCHLLGRSLGCLSMMSAAALYLAADRSGADGWKFLLGVLMLAGVVLVSDPWSPLAQLWPAFRAGFRREPVPWHITISTRAMAVRVGRFLSAALAAVGAALSVQCSVAWSAWWLFPLLPATALCACYAVFGHDRSVVRLVQELVGELGADFKAPVRAHHAPAAVMGMTAPVVVSDREWFEARRQEVGDSLTGGWRETAIWIKMIVLLGAFLVVIALAGVVSNTVVHTARTWQTPKGWHWDGVVATIEQPVNAYLTAHSAGLPLSVSALHLLWIASGATALGLSFLFGGLGARTTWVLWGAATIVMVWSGTPGEARQVAAGLATIAWGLASILAMQGLKLRPSTTQNVIVSKDS from the coding sequence ATGGCAGAGAGCAAGCCGGGCGGCCGGGGGTACGGCGCGTTCCACGAGAATGCGACGCCCGAGAGCAAAGAGCTGGCGCGGTACCTGCGCGCCCTGGTGAAACAGGCAGGCAAGACTCAGCGGGACCTTCAGGAGCCCACCAACTACAGCAAGAGCCACATCTCCTCGTTCCTCAGCGGCGAGACGGTGCCCCCGCGGGTCTTCGTCCAGAAGCTGGTCAAGTACGTGACCCATCCGCGCCAGGAACAGGCGTGCTTGAACAAGGCAATGCAGCTGTATCTCTTGGCGCAGCGCCCGCAGCCCGCCCCGAACCTTCCCGCACCGCGTCCCGCTGCGGAGGACGGTGCCTCGACGGCATCGCTGGCGAGCGTCGCGGCCACGGCCCAGGACCAGGCGGCGAAGGCTCACGAACAGCTCGCGCAGGCTCACGAGCGCAATCAGGAGCTGATGGAGGAGCGGGGCCAGACCCAGCAACTCGTGCTGAGCCTGAGCCGGTTGACCGCCGAACTGCAGCAGCAGGTGACGACCCTCGAAGACCAGTACGACGAGGAGAACGAAGAGAACGAGGAGCGCCTGCGCAAGCTCACCGAGCAGTTACAGGCAGCGCAGAGGGAGTTGCGCCGGGCCCGGACGAGCCGCGACGAGACCGAAAGCCTCCTGGCCCGGCTGCGCAAACGCAGCGACGAGCTCGAGGAGGAACTAGCCCAGTCCCGCCGGACGGTCGCCTCCGACGAGGAGCCGAGGCTCCCGCCACTGCCGGCCGAGCTGCAGGAGGCCTTCTTCCGCGCCGACTTCGAAAACGCCCTGCGCGCCGCGGAAGGTTTCCTCAACGACGGCCAGCAGCGTCGGGACACGGTCAGCGACGAATGGAGCCTGACCGGGCCGCGCCGAACGGCGCTGCAGACGCTCGACCGGCTGCGCACCGGCTGCCATCTGCTGGGACGCTCCCTGGGGTGCCTGTCCATGATGTCGGCGGCGGCCCTGTACCTGGCGGCCGACCGGTCCGGCGCAGACGGCTGGAAGTTCCTCCTCGGCGTACTGATGCTGGCAGGCGTCGTCCTGGTCAGTGACCCGTGGAGCCCGCTCGCACAGCTGTGGCCGGCGTTCCGCGCCGGTTTCCGCCGCGAGCCGGTGCCCTGGCACATCACCATCAGCACCCGGGCGATGGCCGTACGGGTGGGACGGTTCCTGAGCGCCGCACTCGCCGCAGTCGGTGCCGCACTGAGCGTCCAATGCTCGGTGGCGTGGAGCGCCTGGTGGCTGTTTCCCCTCCTGCCCGCAACCGCGCTCTGCGCCTGCTACGCCGTCTTCGGTCACGACCGGAGCGTGGTCCGCCTGGTGCAGGAGCTGGTCGGAGAACTCGGTGCGGACTTCAAGGCCCCTGTGCGCGCCCACCACGCGCCAGCGGCCGTGATGGGGATGACGGCGCCGGTTGTCGTGAGCGACCGGGAATGGTTCGAGGCACGGCGGCAGGAAGTGGGGGACTCCCTGACGGGCGGCTGGAGAGAGACCGCGATCTGGATCAAGATGATCGTCCTGCTCGGGGCCTTCCTGGTCGTCATCGCCTTGGCTGGTGTGGTGTCGAACACCGTTGTCCACACGGCACGTACGTGGCAGACGCCCAAGGGATGGCACTGGGACGGTGTGGTCGCCACGATCGAGCAGCCGGTCAACGCGTACCTGACCGCGCACTCCGCGGGGCTCCCGCTGTCCGTTTCCGCGCTGCATCTGCTGTGGATCGCCAGCGGTGCGACGGCGCTGGGGCTGAGCTTCTTGTTCGGCGGCCTGGGCGCACGGACGACCTGGGTGCTGTGGGGTGCGGCCACCATCGTCATGGTGTGGTCAGGCACGCCGGGCGAAGCGCGTCAGGTCGCGGCCGGCCTTGCCACGATCGCGTGGGGGCTCGCTTCGATCCTCGCCATGCAGGGCCTCAAACTGCGACCGAGCACGACTCAGAACGTGATCGTCTCGAAGGACTCGTAA
- a CDS encoding MafI family immunity protein — MYRARVTALLEDSPLTSEAVITDVRHLLSHGEEELAFDTMCSWIYEDVLPITRQYHGQLVAMADEMGTPMSARRLDELIVD; from the coding sequence ATGTACCGCGCTCGGGTAACGGCGCTCCTTGAGGACTCGCCTCTCACTTCGGAGGCCGTCATCACGGATGTGCGCCATCTTCTCTCGCATGGCGAGGAGGAGTTGGCGTTCGACACTATGTGCTCGTGGATCTACGAGGATGTCCTGCCCATCACTCGCCAGTACCACGGCCAATTGGTGGCAATGGCTGACGAAATGGGCACCCCGATGTCCGCTCGGCGCCTTGACGAGCTGATCGTCGACTGA
- a CDS encoding transposase family protein: MIMVGVVGNRAREAIIRSQRITGLSPEVIAELVAVISPLWHGRHQAGLAARPRRRAVGAGAKHELVFVDRLLATLVNLRHGATHDVLACWFGVDRSTITRAISEVRPLLAERGCTVAPGVRLRTLADVIDHLGATRQTGIIDGTEIRVRRPATGRKDREKYISGKNKQNAVKSMVVTDAAGRLLFCSPTEPASCADITHARKLGLVKLLATGPAVEILADAGYQGLGAQTGGRVVTPPHRKFKKNPPEWYEEMHEPQRKAHFSRRIRVEHGIGHVKNWRALARHHGRREHMSDIVQAVAGLLSHQQTATWASNPQM, from the coding sequence ATGATCATGGTTGGTGTGGTGGGGAACCGGGCACGTGAAGCGATCATCCGAAGCCAGCGGATCACCGGGCTGAGCCCCGAGGTGATTGCTGAACTCGTCGCAGTGATCAGCCCGTTGTGGCACGGGCGGCATCAAGCCGGGCTGGCGGCTCGGCCTCGTCGCCGCGCTGTCGGTGCCGGGGCGAAACACGAACTGGTCTTCGTGGACCGTCTGTTGGCCACCTTGGTCAACCTCCGCCATGGCGCCACCCACGACGTGTTGGCCTGCTGGTTCGGTGTTGACCGCTCCACCATCACGCGCGCAATCAGCGAAGTGCGGCCCCTGCTCGCCGAGCGTGGCTGCACCGTGGCACCCGGGGTTCGGCTGCGTACCCTGGCCGACGTCATCGACCATCTCGGCGCCACCCGTCAGACCGGAATCATCGACGGGACCGAGATCCGAGTCCGCCGCCCAGCCACCGGGCGCAAGGACCGGGAGAAGTACATCTCCGGCAAGAACAAGCAGAACGCCGTGAAGTCCATGGTCGTCACAGACGCAGCGGGGCGTCTGTTGTTCTGCAGCCCAACTGAGCCAGCGAGCTGCGCGGACATCACGCATGCCCGGAAGTTGGGCCTGGTCAAGCTCCTGGCCACCGGCCCCGCCGTGGAGATCCTGGCCGACGCCGGCTACCAGGGCCTGGGCGCCCAGACCGGCGGGCGCGTGGTGACGCCACCGCACCGCAAGTTCAAGAAGAACCCGCCCGAGTGGTACGAGGAAATGCACGAACCGCAGCGCAAAGCGCACTTCTCACGCCGCATCCGGGTCGAGCACGGCATCGGTCATGTGAAGAACTGGCGAGCCCTCGCTCGCCATCACGGCCGCCGCGAGCACATGAGCGACATCGTCCAAGCCGTCGCTGGACTCCTCTCCCACCAGCAGACCGCCACCTGGGCGAGCAATCCGCAGATGTGA
- a CDS encoding Imm32 family immunity protein, with protein MRVLFFPDEDGLDVSGGSVELVALARALISGRGGIETTASAEPSFGGTELASVEVVGTSGPGVLVRVDSRRGVLLIEGDQPGLNAFADELRSIAEMNDGGHQHIEYFPDHYYLASGSLAMVVNSPHGGMPAR; from the coding sequence ATGAGGGTTTTGTTCTTCCCCGATGAGGATGGGTTGGATGTCTCGGGTGGCTCTGTGGAACTCGTCGCCTTGGCCCGCGCCCTCATCTCGGGGAGGGGTGGCATCGAAACCACCGCCTCGGCTGAGCCGAGCTTCGGTGGCACTGAACTCGCTTCGGTCGAGGTAGTAGGCACGAGCGGTCCGGGTGTGCTTGTCCGAGTTGACTCGCGGCGCGGCGTTCTACTCATCGAGGGTGACCAGCCGGGTTTGAACGCTTTCGCTGACGAACTTCGGTCGATTGCGGAGATGAACGACGGCGGCCACCAGCACATCGAGTACTTCCCGGATCACTACTACCTTGCCTCTGGGTCACTGGCCATGGTCGTGAACAGTCCTCACGGAGGCATGCCGGCTCGATGA